In bacterium, the DNA window ATTTGGAGGTTGATCAAGGCAAAAGTCAAAAGACTTTAGAAAACTATTCCCGTTGGCTTAAACGATTTTTAGATTTTTCAGGCAATATTTCAGTTAAAAAAATCAATTTAGCTTTGGTGCGCAAGTTTAGATTGCACCTAAATCGTCAAAGAGACAGCAGGGGAGATTCTTTAAGTTTAAAAACAC includes these proteins:
- a CDS encoding phage integrase N-terminal SAM-like domain-containing protein, with product MKLKQALQDFLEYLEVDQGKSQKTLENYSRWLKRFLDFSGNISVKKINLALVRKFRLHLNRQRDSRGDSLSLKT